Proteins encoded by one window of Dokdonella sp.:
- a CDS encoding peptide chain release factor 3 produces the protein MSDHVREMRRRRTFAIISHPDAGKTTLTEKLLLFGGAIQMAGSVKSRKSARHATSDWMALEKERGISVTSSVMQFPYEERIVNLLDTPGHADFSEDTYRVLTAVDSALMVIDCAKGVEERTIKLMEVCRLRDTPIMTFINKLDREGRSPIELLDEVESVLGIACAPVTWPIGMGSRLKGVYHLLLDEVHIFEPGRNFTRQDSTIFKGLDDPALRERIGDEAWKDLRDELELVQGASNPFDLEAYLAGKQTPVFFGSAVNNFGVQLLLDFFVEHAPAPKAHATTTRTVAADEPRMTGFVFKIQANMDPMHRDRVAFMRVCSGTFNGGMKAFHVRSGKEMKLANALTFMASDREIVEQAFAGDVIGIHNHGTISIGDTFSEGEVLAFTGIPNFAPELFRRARLKDPLKIKQLQKGLAQLSEEGATQFFRPLMSNDLILGAVGVLQFDVVAYRLKDEYGVECVFENVGVSTARWVGGSNAKKLDEFREKAAQNLAVDAAGELVYLAPSRVNLELTTERWPDIVFAATREHASAVEA, from the coding sequence ATGAGCGACCACGTCCGCGAGATGCGCCGCCGGCGCACGTTCGCGATCATTTCCCATCCCGACGCCGGCAAGACCACGCTGACCGAGAAGCTGCTGCTGTTCGGTGGGGCGATCCAGATGGCCGGCTCGGTGAAGTCGCGCAAGTCGGCGCGCCATGCGACTTCGGACTGGATGGCGCTGGAGAAGGAACGCGGCATTTCGGTGACCAGTTCGGTCATGCAGTTCCCGTACGAGGAACGCATCGTCAACCTGCTCGACACGCCGGGCCACGCCGACTTCTCGGAAGACACCTACCGGGTACTGACCGCGGTCGATTCGGCATTGATGGTCATTGACTGCGCGAAGGGCGTCGAGGAGCGCACGATCAAGCTGATGGAGGTGTGCCGCCTGCGCGACACGCCGATCATGACCTTCATCAACAAGCTCGACCGCGAGGGCCGCTCGCCGATCGAACTGCTCGACGAGGTCGAGTCGGTGCTCGGCATCGCCTGCGCGCCGGTGACCTGGCCGATCGGCATGGGCTCGCGCTTGAAGGGCGTCTACCACCTGCTGCTCGACGAGGTGCACATCTTCGAGCCGGGGCGCAACTTCACGCGCCAGGACTCGACGATCTTCAAGGGCCTCGACGATCCGGCTCTGCGCGAGCGCATCGGCGACGAAGCCTGGAAGGATCTGCGCGACGAGCTCGAGCTCGTGCAGGGTGCGTCGAACCCGTTCGACCTCGAGGCCTATCTCGCCGGCAAGCAGACGCCGGTGTTCTTCGGCTCGGCGGTCAACAACTTCGGCGTGCAGTTGTTGCTCGACTTCTTCGTCGAGCACGCGCCCGCGCCGAAGGCGCATGCGACGACCACACGCACGGTGGCCGCCGACGAGCCGCGCATGACCGGCTTCGTGTTCAAGATCCAGGCGAACATGGATCCGATGCACCGCGACCGCGTCGCCTTCATGCGCGTGTGCTCGGGCACGTTCAACGGCGGCATGAAGGCCTTCCACGTGCGCAGTGGCAAGGAGATGAAGCTGGCCAATGCGCTGACCTTCATGGCTTCGGATCGCGAGATCGTCGAGCAGGCCTTCGCCGGCGACGTCATTGGCATCCACAACCACGGCACGATCTCCATCGGCGATACCTTCAGCGAGGGCGAAGTGCTCGCCTTCACCGGCATTCCGAACTTCGCTCCCGAACTGTTCCGCCGCGCGCGCTTGAAGGACCCCCTCAAGATCAAGCAGTTGCAGAAGGGCCTCGCCCAGCTCTCGGAAGAGGGGGCGACCCAGTTCTTCCGTCCGCTCATGTCGAACGACCTCATCCTCGGTGCGGTCGGTGTGCTGCAGTTCGATGTGGTCGCCTATCGTCTGAAGGACGAGTATGGCGTCGAGTGCGTGTTCGAGAACGTCGGGGTCAGCACCGCGCGCTGGGTCGGCGGCTCGAATGCCAAGAAGCTCGACGAATTCCGCGAGAAAGCCGCGCAGAACCTCGCCGTCGACGCGGCTGGTGAGCTGGTCTACCTCGCGCCTTCGCGGGTAAACCTGGAGCTCACCACCGAACGC
- a CDS encoding M56 family metallopeptidase has translation MIAEAWDALLGMSLATSALAALLLLVRLPLRRSFGARIAYLAWQVVPFAALALLLPGPAAPPVSVAALHAGAAAAAGVPAEAFDVRLVLIPVWLLGVLGVLAFFVIQQLRYGRRLGRPPRCIDAKAGILRGEADMSGPAVIGFWQPRIVLPRDFEARWSPAERELVLAHEQVHLERGDTRVNAVATFLRALNWFNPLIHYAAGRMRIDQELACDAAVLARFPQARRRYAEAMLKTQLAAVPNAFPTPPAGCHWTGTHVLKERIAMLKHPLPSRALQRAGVLAITVFAGVAACVAWAAQPAQPAASSASPAGYARLSPPQHPVDASGNPLEGMVLLRVRVGTDGSVLNVSHVRTESAEPVSGDFAKLVEASSAAVLKWKFQPSMQDGKAVESEVIVPVKFASPKGGAGIDADRAGVPVLDEINVGGG, from the coding sequence ATGATCGCTGAAGCCTGGGATGCGTTGCTCGGAATGTCATTGGCGACCAGTGCGTTGGCTGCGCTCCTGTTGCTCGTGCGCCTGCCGCTGCGCCGGAGTTTCGGCGCACGCATCGCCTACCTGGCCTGGCAGGTCGTACCGTTCGCCGCGCTGGCGCTGCTGCTGCCGGGGCCTGCCGCGCCGCCCGTGTCGGTCGCGGCCCTGCACGCGGGTGCAGCGGCGGCTGCCGGCGTTCCGGCCGAGGCCTTCGACGTGCGTCTCGTGCTGATTCCGGTCTGGCTGCTCGGCGTGCTCGGCGTGCTCGCGTTCTTCGTCATCCAGCAGCTCCGCTACGGACGGCGCCTCGGGCGCCCGCCGCGGTGCATTGATGCGAAGGCCGGCATTCTGCGCGGCGAAGCAGACATGAGCGGACCGGCCGTGATCGGTTTCTGGCAACCGCGCATCGTTTTGCCCCGCGACTTCGAGGCGCGCTGGTCGCCGGCCGAACGTGAACTGGTCCTCGCCCACGAGCAGGTGCATCTCGAACGCGGCGACACTCGCGTCAATGCGGTCGCTACCTTCTTGCGCGCCCTGAACTGGTTCAACCCGCTGATCCACTATGCCGCCGGCCGCATGCGCATCGACCAGGAACTCGCCTGCGACGCGGCCGTGCTCGCGCGATTTCCACAGGCGCGGCGGCGCTATGCGGAGGCGATGCTGAAGACCCAGCTCGCCGCCGTGCCGAATGCATTTCCCACCCCACCGGCCGGCTGCCACTGGACCGGCACCCATGTCCTGAAGGAGAGAATCGCCATGCTCAAGCACCCCCTGCCGAGTCGAGCGCTGCAACGTGCCGGCGTATTGGCCATTACCGTGTTCGCCGGTGTCGCGGCCTGCGTCGCCTGGGCCGCGCAACCGGCGCAGCCGGCCGCATCGAGCGCGAGCCCTGCCGGGTACGCGCGTCTCAGCCCGCCACAGCATCCGGTCGATGCATCCGGCAACCCGCTCGAGGGCATGGTCCTCCTGCGCGTGCGCGTCGGTACGGACGGCAGCGTGCTGAATGTCTCGCACGTGCGGACCGAATCGGCGGAGCCGGTTTCGGGTGATTTCGCGAAGCTGGTGGAAGCGAGCAGCGCCGCTGTTTTGAAGTGGAAGTTCCAGCCCTCGATGCAGGACGGCAAGGCCGTCGAGAGTGAAGTCATTGTGCCGGTGAAATTCGCCTCACCGAAGGGTGGGGCGGGAATCGACGCGGACCGTGCCGGCGTCCCCGTGCTCGACGAGATCAATGTCGGCGGCGGGTGA
- a CDS encoding BlaI/MecI/CopY family transcriptional regulator, translating to MPISEAESVVMDVLWRSSPLAAEDIVAATAEAQGWQEATVKTLLNRLLGKKAIAAERDGRRYLYRPLLRRGDYVHATSKSLLDRLFDGRVAPLVAHFSERRKLTKKDIAELRALIEELDDDR from the coding sequence ATGCCGATCAGCGAAGCCGAAAGTGTCGTGATGGATGTCCTGTGGCGCTCGAGCCCGCTCGCCGCCGAGGACATAGTGGCGGCCACCGCAGAAGCGCAGGGCTGGCAGGAAGCCACGGTCAAGACCCTGCTCAACCGCCTGCTGGGGAAGAAGGCGATCGCCGCCGAGCGCGACGGGCGGCGCTACCTCTACCGGCCGCTGCTCAGGCGTGGCGACTACGTGCATGCGACCAGCAAGAGCCTGCTCGACCGCTTGTTCGACGGCCGCGTGGCGCCGCTCGTGGCGCACTTCTCCGAGCGTCGCAAGCTGACGAAGAAAGACATCGCCGAACTGCGCGCCCTGATCGAGGAACTCGACGATGATCGCTGA
- a CDS encoding ferredoxin--NADP reductase, whose translation MAAFNTERVIAIRHWNAHLFSFITTRDAGLRFENGQFIMIGLLVDGRPLLRAYSIASANYEEHLEFFSIKVQNGPLTSRLQHVQVGDEILIGSKPTGTLLLQDLKPGRHLYLLSTGTGLAPFLSIARDPETWERFDKVIVTHGVREVADLAYRDFFEKELPNHEYFGEAVREKLVYYPTVTREAFRNSGRLDQLLASGKLNADIGLPPLDPAHDRAMICGSPAMLASLSSLLDERGFAVSPRIGTPGDYVIERAFVER comes from the coding sequence GTGGCTGCCTTCAACACCGAACGAGTGATCGCCATCCGTCACTGGAACGCGCACCTCTTCAGTTTCATCACCACGCGCGACGCCGGCCTGCGCTTCGAGAACGGCCAGTTCATCATGATCGGCCTCCTCGTCGACGGGCGTCCGCTGCTGCGCGCCTACAGCATCGCCAGCGCGAACTACGAGGAACACCTCGAGTTCTTCAGCATCAAGGTGCAGAACGGTCCGTTGACCTCGCGCCTCCAGCACGTTCAGGTCGGCGACGAGATCCTGATCGGCTCCAAGCCGACGGGCACGCTGCTGCTGCAGGACCTCAAGCCCGGCAGGCATCTGTACCTGCTTTCGACCGGTACGGGACTTGCCCCTTTCCTGTCGATTGCGCGCGATCCGGAAACCTGGGAACGATTCGACAAGGTCATCGTCACCCACGGCGTGCGTGAAGTCGCCGATCTCGCCTATCGCGACTTTTTCGAAAAGGAATTGCCGAACCACGAATATTTCGGCGAGGCCGTGCGCGAGAAGCTCGTCTACTACCCGACCGTCACGCGCGAGGCCTTCCGCAACAGCGGCCGCCTCGACCAGTTGCTCGCCAGCGGCAAGCTCAACGCCGACATCGGCCTGCCGCCGCTCGACCCGGCCCACGACCGCGCGATGATCTGCGGCAGCCCCGCCATGCTTGCCTCGCTGAGCTCCCTGCTGGACGAACGCGGGTTCGCCGTCTCGCCGCGCATCGGCACGCCGGGCGATTACGTCATCGAGCGCGCCTTCGTGGAGCGTTGA
- the tkt gene encoding transketolase, producing MTSRQELANAIRALAMDAVEAAKSGHPGMPMGMADIAEVVWNDFLRHNPANPKWANRDRFVLSNGHGSMLLYALLHLSGYDLSIDELKRFRQLHSKTAGHPEASETPGVETTTGPLGQGLANAVGMALAEKVLAARFNREGFAVVDHNTIVFMGDGCLMEGISHEAASLAGTLGLGKLTAIWDDNGISIDGEVHGWFTDDTPARFEAYGWHVVRGVDGHDPAAIAAALREAQAVSGKPSLICARTVIGFGAPTKAGKEACHGAPLGKDEIAGARERLGWAHAPFVVPEQIYAGWNARAQGAAREAAWNGLFERYRAAHPELADEFERRQRGELPAGFAAAAEAWIARLQAEGPVVASRKASQMALDAYAPLLPELIGGSADLAGSNLTIWKGSKDVNSGDASANYVYYGVREFGMSAIANGLALHGGFIPYDATFLVFSDYARNAVRMSALIPTRAIHVYTHDSIGLGEDGPTHQPVEHIASLRYIPNNIVWRPCDAVESAVAWKAAIERSTGPSCLVFSRQNLVHQARDADQVATIARGGYVLSDPPGATFEVILMATGSEVEVAMQAMRILADRGVAARVVSMPSTNVFDAQPVEYREGVLPSWCRKRVAVEAGITDFWRKYVGLDGAIIGIDSFGASAPADALYRHFGITAEQVADAALALR from the coding sequence ATGACGAGCCGTCAAGAACTCGCCAACGCCATCCGCGCGCTGGCCATGGATGCGGTCGAGGCCGCGAAATCAGGCCATCCGGGCATGCCGATGGGCATGGCCGACATTGCCGAGGTGGTCTGGAACGACTTCCTGCGCCACAACCCGGCCAATCCGAAATGGGCGAATCGCGACCGCTTCGTGCTGTCCAACGGGCATGGGTCGATGCTGCTCTACGCGTTGCTGCATCTGTCCGGCTACGACCTGTCGATCGACGAGCTCAAGCGCTTCCGTCAGTTGCACTCGAAGACCGCCGGTCATCCGGAAGCCAGCGAAACGCCGGGAGTGGAAACGACCACCGGTCCACTCGGCCAGGGCCTCGCCAACGCGGTCGGCATGGCGTTGGCGGAAAAGGTGCTGGCTGCACGCTTCAACCGTGAAGGCTTCGCTGTCGTCGACCACAACACCATCGTGTTCATGGGTGACGGCTGCCTGATGGAAGGCATTTCGCACGAGGCTGCCTCGCTGGCCGGCACGCTCGGCCTCGGCAAGCTCACCGCGATCTGGGACGACAACGGCATCTCGATCGACGGCGAAGTGCATGGCTGGTTCACCGACGACACGCCGGCACGTTTCGAGGCCTATGGCTGGCATGTCGTGCGCGGCGTCGATGGCCACGATCCGGCGGCAATCGCGGCCGCGCTGCGCGAGGCGCAGGCCGTCAGCGGCAAGCCCTCCCTGATTTGTGCGCGTACCGTGATCGGCTTCGGTGCGCCAACCAAGGCCGGCAAGGAAGCCTGCCACGGCGCACCGCTCGGCAAGGACGAGATCGCCGGTGCGCGCGAACGCCTTGGCTGGGCGCACGCGCCCTTCGTGGTGCCCGAGCAGATCTACGCGGGCTGGAACGCGCGTGCGCAGGGTGCCGCGCGAGAGGCGGCATGGAATGGGTTGTTTGAGCGCTACCGCGCAGCGCATCCGGAACTCGCCGATGAGTTCGAGCGTCGCCAGCGTGGCGAACTGCCGGCCGGTTTCGCCGCCGCCGCCGAGGCATGGATCGCGAGGTTGCAAGCCGAGGGCCCGGTCGTGGCCTCGCGCAAGGCCTCGCAGATGGCGCTCGATGCATACGCACCGCTGCTGCCCGAGCTGATCGGCGGCTCGGCTGATCTCGCCGGCTCGAACCTGACGATCTGGAAGGGCTCGAAGGACGTCAATTCCGGCGACGCCTCGGCCAACTACGTCTACTACGGCGTGCGCGAGTTCGGCATGAGCGCGATCGCCAACGGCCTCGCCCTGCATGGCGGCTTCATCCCGTACGATGCGACCTTCCTCGTGTTCTCCGACTATGCGCGCAACGCGGTGCGCATGAGCGCGCTGATCCCGACGCGCGCCATTCACGTCTACACCCACGATTCGATCGGCCTCGGCGAGGACGGTCCAACCCACCAGCCGGTCGAACACATAGCCAGCCTGCGCTACATCCCGAACAACATCGTCTGGCGTCCCTGCGACGCGGTTGAATCGGCGGTTGCCTGGAAGGCCGCGATCGAGCGCTCGACCGGGCCATCGTGCCTGGTGTTCTCGCGGCAGAATCTCGTCCATCAGGCGCGCGACGCCGACCAGGTCGCCACCATCGCGCGCGGCGGCTACGTGCTGTCCGATCCACCCGGTGCGACGTTCGAAGTGATCCTGATGGCGACCGGCTCCGAGGTCGAAGTCGCCATGCAGGCCATGCGCATCCTTGCCGATCGCGGCGTCGCCGCACGCGTCGTCTCGATGCCCTCGACCAATGTGTTTGATGCACAACCGGTCGAGTACCGCGAGGGCGTATTGCCATCGTGGTGCCGCAAGCGTGTCGCCGTCGAGGCCGGCATCACCGATTTCTGGCGCAAGTACGTCGGCCTCGACGGCGCGATCATCGGCATCGACTCGTTCGGTGCGTCCGCGCCGGCCGATGCGCTCTACCGCCATTTCGGCATTACCGCCGAACAGGTCGCCGACGCGGCCCTTGCGTTGCGTTGA
- a CDS encoding CPBP family intramembrane glutamic endopeptidase gives MHDLTSPPRAAAGVIAFILVCEFALTILFVSPWFPMQALGALQQATGGWIAITLLASATFGGIGVWIALRHGGQDFASLGWRVRDLAPALVVLVGAWLLLQIIAISAHGGPPVPTTAVADGRWGRVFGPVLAQLGGTALMEETLYRAFLWPQLRLRFAAVMPPRRATILALFASQAIFALMHIPIRVYQGAVFADLGGMLLMLFASGIVLALVYAATRNLLIAVAIHALSNAPTLVVEPAGPSPGTLMLGVCVFVCVAWPLARLRGSRGWLASR, from the coding sequence GTGCACGATCTGACAAGCCCACCACGCGCCGCCGCGGGCGTCATTGCCTTCATCCTCGTCTGCGAGTTCGCGCTGACGATCCTGTTCGTTTCGCCGTGGTTTCCGATGCAGGCGCTCGGCGCACTCCAGCAGGCGACCGGCGGCTGGATCGCGATCACCCTGCTCGCATCGGCGACATTCGGCGGCATCGGCGTCTGGATCGCCCTGCGCCATGGCGGACAGGATTTCGCCTCGCTCGGCTGGCGCGTACGCGACCTCGCCCCGGCGCTGGTCGTCCTGGTCGGTGCCTGGTTGCTGCTTCAGATCATCGCGATCTCGGCTCACGGCGGTCCACCCGTGCCGACGACGGCGGTCGCGGACGGACGCTGGGGGCGTGTGTTCGGCCCCGTCCTCGCCCAACTCGGCGGTACTGCGCTGATGGAGGAAACCCTGTACCGGGCCTTCCTGTGGCCGCAGCTGCGTCTGCGCTTCGCCGCAGTGATGCCGCCGCGCCGCGCGACCATCCTCGCCCTGTTCGCTTCGCAGGCGATCTTCGCGCTGATGCATATCCCGATCCGCGTCTACCAGGGCGCGGTCTTCGCCGACCTCGGCGGCATGCTGCTGATGCTGTTCGCCAGCGGCATCGTGCTCGCGCTGGTCTATGCGGCCACGCGCAACCTGCTGATCGCGGTGGCGATCCATGCCTTGTCGAATGCGCCGACACTCGTCGTCGAGCCGGCGGGGCCGTCGCCGGGCACGCTGATGCTCGGCGTCTGCGTCTTCGTCTGCGTGGCCTGGCCGCTTGCGAGGCTGCGGGGCTCGCGGGGGTGGCTGGCATCCCGATAG
- a CDS encoding outer membrane beta-barrel protein yields MKTAIIALALATAGLVAVPLSAHAQGPDKGGFFLNGSVGQANVDDGLYDDDDTAFGANFGYRWSVGPGAAFGIEGGYQNLGEWSPKASRVPSGTLAGKAEVKGWTAGVNGHFNVSDNWYISGRAGLFRADVTGDYLAAGVPAYVNDTSNKWYAGAGFGYDFSNNLSVGLAWDHYEVDRKNLDLNTDVISVTGEVRF; encoded by the coding sequence ATGAAAACCGCAATCATCGCGCTCGCCCTCGCCACCGCCGGCCTCGTCGCCGTGCCGCTCTCCGCGCATGCACAAGGTCCGGACAAGGGCGGCTTCTTCCTCAACGGTTCGGTCGGCCAGGCCAATGTCGACGATGGTCTCTACGACGACGACGACACCGCCTTCGGCGCCAATTTCGGCTACCGCTGGTCGGTCGGCCCCGGCGCTGCCTTCGGCATCGAGGGTGGCTACCAGAACCTCGGCGAGTGGTCACCGAAGGCAAGCCGCGTCCCGTCCGGCACGCTGGCCGGCAAGGCCGAAGTGAAGGGCTGGACGGCCGGCGTGAACGGCCATTTCAATGTCAGCGACAACTGGTACATCAGCGGCCGCGCGGGCCTGTTCCGCGCCGACGTCACCGGTGACTACCTCGCCGCCGGCGTGCCTGCATACGTCAACGACACCAGCAACAAGTGGTACGCAGGCGCCGGCTTCGGCTACGACTTCAGCAACAACCTGAGCGTCGGCCTCGCCTGGGACCACTACGAAGTCGACCGGAAGAACCTCGACCTCAATACCGACGTGATCTCCGTCACCGGCGAAGTCCGCTTCTAA
- a CDS encoding serine/threonine-protein kinase gives MSRDTHAATVRRLFGAVRDLPATARHARLLELGADPLLIAEVDAWLAADAATSALGSPVPGAGIGSSELGVGDVLGAWRLVDELGVGGMGAVYLAERADGHFDQRAAIKLIRGIPSPETFVHFARERQILATLQHPNIARLLDGGATPGGQPYFVMEHVDGVPIDRYCREQALGLAARLALFIDVCKAVEFAHSRFIVHCDLKPSNVLVRADGVPILLDFGVARALDAGATVEEQRAASAWVTPRYASPEQLRRETVSTASDVYSLGLILFELIACRRARLDADDHTITLLGQAIARPSALARDVPWAGRLRGDLDAIVQRATAHAAEARYVSARALADDIERHRAHRPVLARPQTVSYRASRLLRRRWPVAAVAMLLIALAGMFTWRLAAERDRALVAEREATVQANTAAQVSEFLVSVFNVSNPKLRQRRDLSARDVLDEGAKRIENELGDAPRVKAHLLDVLGNAYRSIGEPARTVELFRQAIALHLDPRVDDPLAAAATLSQLAVVYSNNKFPASEAEAAARESLRLREAHAAPDSLDMADALNTLGIILEQGGHADQAEPLLRRSLAIRTRELGADSLNVASTLHNLGLVASSRGDNAGAVELYRQALAIKRARVGEHHPEYQSSLDNYANALGQVGRHDEALAILRENVTLAHELYGDASEHLAVGYNELGSQLHDLGRFADAAVEYREALAVHGRMEGDGQRNASRALPLNNLASAYEDMGDLVAALPLFRESLALRLRTQDPDSSIVLRAEYNLARAATKAGRHDEAAGPLEHVLAEYRRRFGEANFQTAKAEAVAIEGLLGRQRLGEAQALRAAMAEPASEHRTWRLLLARTDARLALARSDTAAARNAAREAWELSRAQWGESHPLIVEAGVLYATALARSGEADEARELVAQLRPIADAAFVEGAPLRSRLDTWR, from the coding sequence ATGAGCCGTGACACGCATGCGGCGACCGTGCGCCGCTTGTTCGGCGCGGTGCGTGACCTGCCGGCCACGGCACGCCACGCGCGCCTGCTCGAACTCGGCGCCGATCCGCTGCTGATCGCCGAGGTCGATGCCTGGCTGGCCGCCGATGCAGCGACCTCGGCGCTCGGGTCGCCGGTACCGGGAGCCGGGATCGGGTCGTCCGAACTCGGTGTCGGCGACGTGCTCGGCGCCTGGCGCCTCGTCGACGAGCTCGGCGTCGGCGGCATGGGTGCGGTCTATCTCGCCGAACGTGCCGACGGCCACTTTGACCAGCGCGCGGCGATCAAGTTGATCCGTGGCATCCCGTCGCCGGAGACGTTCGTGCACTTCGCGCGCGAGCGGCAGATCCTCGCCACCTTGCAGCATCCGAACATCGCACGCTTGCTCGATGGTGGCGCGACACCCGGTGGGCAGCCTTATTTCGTCATGGAACACGTCGACGGCGTGCCGATCGACCGTTACTGCCGCGAGCAGGCACTCGGTCTCGCTGCGCGCCTGGCCCTGTTCATCGATGTCTGCAAGGCTGTCGAGTTCGCCCATTCGCGCTTCATCGTGCATTGTGACCTGAAACCGTCGAACGTGCTCGTGCGCGCGGACGGCGTTCCGATCCTCCTCGACTTCGGGGTTGCCCGTGCCCTCGATGCCGGAGCCACGGTCGAGGAACAGCGTGCAGCGAGCGCCTGGGTCACGCCGCGCTACGCGAGTCCCGAGCAGTTGCGCCGCGAGACGGTATCGACTGCGAGCGACGTCTATTCGCTCGGCCTCATCCTGTTCGAACTGATTGCCTGCCGGCGTGCACGGCTCGATGCCGACGACCACACCATCACCCTGCTCGGCCAGGCGATCGCGCGGCCGAGTGCGCTCGCCCGCGATGTGCCATGGGCAGGCCGGCTACGCGGCGATCTCGATGCGATCGTGCAGCGCGCGACCGCACATGCGGCAGAGGCTCGTTACGTGTCGGCACGGGCCTTGGCCGACGACATCGAACGTCATCGCGCACATCGCCCGGTGTTGGCACGACCGCAGACCGTTTCCTACCGCGCTTCGCGCCTGCTGCGCCGTCGCTGGCCCGTGGCTGCGGTGGCCATGCTGCTCATCGCCCTGGCCGGCATGTTTACCTGGCGGCTCGCCGCCGAACGCGACCGCGCGCTCGTTGCCGAGCGCGAGGCGACCGTGCAGGCGAACACGGCGGCACAGGTCAGCGAGTTCCTGGTGTCGGTGTTCAATGTATCGAATCCCAAGTTGCGTCAGCGGCGCGACCTCAGTGCGCGCGACGTGCTCGACGAGGGTGCCAAACGCATCGAGAACGAACTCGGTGACGCGCCACGCGTCAAGGCACACCTGCTCGACGTGCTCGGCAATGCCTACCGCTCGATCGGCGAGCCTGCACGCACGGTCGAGCTGTTCCGCCAGGCAATCGCGCTGCACCTCGATCCGCGCGTGGACGATCCGCTTGCGGCGGCGGCGACGCTCAGCCAACTCGCCGTCGTCTATTCGAACAACAAGTTTCCGGCCAGCGAGGCCGAGGCTGCGGCGCGCGAGTCACTGCGCCTGCGCGAGGCGCATGCCGCGCCTGATTCGCTCGACATGGCCGATGCGCTGAACACGCTGGGCATCATCCTCGAGCAGGGTGGCCATGCCGACCAGGCCGAGCCGTTGCTGCGCCGTTCGTTGGCGATTCGCACGCGCGAACTCGGCGCGGACAGCCTGAATGTCGCCTCGACGCTGCACAATCTCGGTCTCGTCGCCTCTTCCCGGGGTGACAATGCCGGCGCGGTCGAACTTTACCGACAGGCGCTGGCGATCAAGCGTGCGCGCGTCGGCGAGCATCATCCCGAGTACCAGAGCTCGCTCGACAACTACGCCAATGCGCTTGGTCAGGTCGGCCGACACGATGAAGCCCTTGCGATCCTGCGTGAGAACGTCACCCTTGCGCATGAGCTGTATGGCGATGCGAGCGAACATCTTGCGGTCGGTTACAACGAGCTTGGCTCGCAGCTGCACGACCTCGGCCGTTTTGCCGATGCAGCGGTCGAGTACCGCGAGGCGCTCGCCGTGCACGGGCGCATGGAGGGGGATGGCCAGCGCAACGCAAGCCGCGCGTTGCCGCTCAACAACCTCGCCTCCGCGTACGAGGACATGGGTGATCTGGTCGCGGCCCTGCCGCTGTTCCGCGAGTCGCTCGCACTGCGTCTACGCACCCAGGATCCCGACAGTTCCATCGTGCTGCGTGCCGAGTACAACCTCGCGCGCGCGGCGACGAAGGCCGGCCGCCACGACGAGGCTGCCGGTCCGCTTGAACACGTGCTGGCGGAGTATCGGCGCCGCTTCGGCGAGGCGAACTTCCAGACCGCCAAGGCCGAGGCGGTAGCGATCGAAGGCCTGCTTGGACGCCAACGCCTCGGTGAAGCGCAGGCATTGCGCGCGGCGATGGCCGAACCGGCTTCGGAGCACCGGACCTGGCGCCTGTTGCTGGCACGCACCGATGCGCGCCTGGCCCTGGCCCGCAGCGATACCGCAGCCGCACGCAACGCGGCGCGCGAGGCTTGGGAGCTTTCCCGCGCGCAATGGGGCGAGTCGCATCCGCTGATCGTCGAAGCCGGCGTGCTTTACGCGACCGCGCTCGCGCGCAGCGGCGAAGCCGACGAGGCGCGTGAACTCGTGGCGCAACTCCGCCCGATCGCCGATGCCGCCTTCGTCGAGGGCGCTCCCTTGCGCAGCAGGCTCGACACCTGGCGCTGA